One window of Perca flavescens isolate YP-PL-M2 chromosome 15, PFLA_1.0, whole genome shotgun sequence genomic DNA carries:
- the pts gene encoding 6-pyruvoyl tetrahydrobiopterin synthase, with the protein MAGIYVSNSAAERIGYITRAQSFSACHRLHSIHLSDEENKRVYGKCNNPNGHGHNYKVEVTVRGKIDSLTGMVMNLTDLKRCIEEVIMIPLDHKNLDEDVPYFANVVSTTENVAVYIWDNMVKVLPSNLLYEIKIHETDNNVVIYRGD; encoded by the coding sequence ATGGCTGGAATATACGTGAGCAACAGCGCAGCTGAGCGTATTGGATACATCACGCGGGCCCAGAGCTTCAGTGCCTGTCACCGACTCCACAGCATTCACTTAAGTGATGAGGAGAATAAACGAGTTTATGGAAAATGCAACAACCCCAATGGTCATGGACACAACTACAAAGTGGAGGTAACAGTGCGTGGAAAGATTGATTCGCTCACTGGCATGGTCATGAACTTGACAGACTTGAAGAGGTGCATCGAGGAAGTCATCATGATTCCACTGGACCATAAAAACCTGGATGAGGACGTCCCATACTTTGCCAATGTTGTCAGCACAACTGAGAACGTGGCTGTTTACATCTGGGACAACATGGTGAAGGTGCTCCCATCCAACCTGCTCTACGAGATTAAGATTCATGAGACCGATAACAATGTTGTCATATATCGAGGAGATTAG